A region of Osmerus eperlanus chromosome 9, fOsmEpe2.1, whole genome shotgun sequence DNA encodes the following proteins:
- the ttc6 gene encoding uncharacterized protein ttc6: MQRDRKLPSHSDEQKRRREVEALKRDCQKDILQMKKLFYDSHRNPSTKAVAPGSESAREVNPTTSNEPWNQTRALTTSTSPPPLPPPLPPPLPPPLPPPLSTSPVEFNAQLLRSPPASVTHSAVHPELLRSRCEEQSRAQGKPLKDLANEREAKEALDSARGFVCSGQKPEPRPVIAQLAGTTRVIHMTQRPLPPSKPRSEHPSTTTRTLAHKTNKSANQTKDSVNKPSDRSYRRSRGGRVQSSDSSEDESANSSDLGSDQSRSSSVGRRLGKKKKKRKARATRTPVEAAGGGGSVHSVRSAEELLREAQDIAGVGPGEEAVGEDLHGQQSTPEEMVEVAKMLVRERGRTVDEIIASLQSGTNDTPSASDQMIKELMEKVLGSSYQEELTKYKPQRVKEKKMEGSRVKKEVVYTEVYVPQRWVRKEMSPSESTQRPDSSRIYKMATPGPEDQEDIVSMTTTLPHTVPCEDVLLVRGGAMSGAQRPRRVSLQTQTLQDLSLLATWRPKTSCSEYKTIHHLCTTPASHTFRPELCLASRVCHTPGMLAAPPLFCQQRAALDLIAAHPDRHRILTEGEPYEELPEEVPDSVVHLPPATSDSLADWQRIAEHYVEKPRMVMQGHMSPLCANELKMFWNPAPPKFSCSPAFIEHKLFPEYQATRHDLSSEELFDDLPDRVESGLDVTGTEINFSMETVLSRKFQSVVDLQTLQPSGDLSSIRQRPLSAPNPPLDPEASLKVSCDYATITKELQLVSQQFSSPARAAEAPLGQPASTPSQQDSPQNPPAGEELSPGGSPGPFPPQQQRRDEGRAVVLGGSWRRTSVFYGRRRMRGGKKLSPAKLAHIFETLKKPPRILIRSESMLRLSSKPPPKPHGKSPLPAPLSRCPSVPLVLDFHSFTEGRGGIPEGWPTREWVRDIWEVWFDEVFPPLDESNSTDCREEGPIDTLRPGDKERTPDEIQTLDQVDLSLSLEPDLTPADLEAEVARLSQTLAQQTDKPSPFHLCRRGALHRKLGRLNLALEDLNAAISLEPRLLNAYWHRHSIHLLRNKPSSALEDLNVIIKHNGKHADAFKSKAEIYRLRGENLLAIINYTQAIKCKPEDDENYFKRAQMYEKRKEILLAMEDYAKTSTINPKRTDALMIHGLHYFHSNNWMVAMNDFTQVLQQDPGHSKARTYRASVYFRLGQHLEATEDFSLALHLDPNNWVAFYNRGCLLRRINPDMALKDLSTSVLINDGEDNLKAFLHRGLLYTERKQWQQAVSDFEAVIKLDRSVAVAHVNLGLIYMLKMNQNMQAIKMFTNALQANPTYIRGYICRAQAYHRANDIKRALKDLTRATHMRPDAQQFYIMRGQYLCDMEQFDLATFCIQYAAEMNKALGSSPLQQAAVQCFLGNDHKAIACLEEASSNKPSLPILLLLGKTQMKTRDFMDAVESFRKALTLLSPIETNLCTIPEAAEVFYHIGLCYMYQSLLTQALDAFSNAVKIKQDYAEAYHQRGLCRMRLQQSKSVQDFNRALSINPNLFQVYLSRAAFYGAQARYSKAILNCNEAIRIQPKSIRAFLYRGALRFYLKTYKGAVEDLSMAIRIDNTCYFAHYNRGVCYQQLKLYHLALIDYGIVLLVPGKQDIDLKVLINRALLYLELGDHESALQDFKAASWRSPEDANIYHALGVFHHRQGQLQDSVKAFSHAMQLSPFFLDAYVGRGNAYMDYGHAHAIKQAQRDFLSALHLDPLCSTARINLAYNLQVLGFFQRAWNQFTVAVEINPRSWIALEGRAVVSLQMGSTYAAFQDINSALKYNPLSDHLLTNRGVINQYMGDVVGAMRDYQKAISVNPAYALAHFNAANLYFYNSRFEQACEYYSHAFELDPEDESALLNRAITRALLRKVPEALQDFSLALKLNPDSAHVYFNRANLYCSLRKYTLAERDFTQVLHLQPSDTLVYKLRADVRGHLGWTQQAVEDYRTAVELQEGMDG, translated from the exons ATGCAGAGGGATAGGAAGCTGCCCAGTCACAGTGATgagcagaagaggagaagggaagtaGAGGCACTGAAGAGAGACTGCCAGAAAGACATTCTGCAGATGAAGAAGCTGTTTTATGACTCCCACAGGAACCCTAGTACCAAGGCGGTAGCCCCAGGCTCTGAGTCTGCAAGAGAG GTGAACCCTACAACATCAAATGAACCATGGAACCAAACAAGAGCACTTACAACCAGTACTTCCCCTccgcccctgcctccacccctgcctccacccctgcctccacccctgcctccccccttgtCCACCAGCCCTGTGGAGTTCAATGCGCAGTTGCTCCGCTCCCCACcagcctctgtcacacacagtgCCGTTCATCCAGAGCTGCTTAGGAGTAGAtgtgaggagcagagcagggccCAGGGGAAACCTCTGAAAGACCTGGCTAACGAGAGGGAGGCCAAAGAGGCTTTAGACTCCGCCAGAGGGTTTGTCTGTTCTGGACAGAAGCCTGAGCCCAGGCCAGTTATTGCTCAGCTAGCAGGGACCACTAGAGTCATACATATGACCCagagacccctccccccctccaaacCCCGGTCAGAGCACCCCTCCACGACAACCAGGACGCTCGCACACAAGACCAATAAGTCTGCCAACCAGACAAAAGACTCGGTGAACAAACCGTCGGACAGGAGTTATCGTAGGTCTCGCGGGGGGCGGGTCCAGAGCTCCGACAGCTCTGAGGATGAGAGCGCGAACAGCTCGGACCTGGGCTCTGACCAATCACGGAGTAGCTCCGTGGGTCGGAGACtcgggaagaagaaaaagaagaggaaGGCTCGGGCGACCCGGACCCCCGTGGAGGCcgctggggggggaggcagcgtCCACAGCGTCCGCTCAGCAGAGGAGCTCCTTCGGGAGGCGCAGGACATCGCTGGGGTCGGCCCTGGGGAAGAGGCGGTGGGGGAAGACCTCCACGGCCAGCAGAGCACTCCAGAGGAGATGGTGGAAGTGGCCAAGATGTTAgtcagggagcgagggaggacggTGGATGAGATTATCGCCTCGCTGCAGAGCGGGACGAATGACACCCCGTCAGCCTCCGATCAGATGATCAAGGAGCTCATGGAGAAGGTGCTGGGAAGCAGCTACCAG GAGGAGCTAACCAAGTATAAACCTCAACGTGTGAAGGAAAAGAAAATGGAGGGCAGCCGTGTCAAAAAG GAGGTAGTCTACACAGAGGTCTACGTTCCtcagaggtgggtgaggaaggagatgaGTCCCTCTGAGTCCACCCAGCGACCAGACTCCTCAAGGATCTACAAGATGGCCACCCCAGGACCAGAGGATCAGGAGGACATCGTCTCCATGACcaccaccctcccacacacg GTGCCATGTGAGGATGTATTGTTGGTGAGAGGAGGTGCCATGTCCGGAGCCCAGAGGCCCAGGAGGGTCTCCCTACAGACCCAGACCCTGCAGGATCTCTCCCTGCTGGCTACTTGGAGGCCCAAAACCAG CTGTTCAGAGTACAAGACTATCCATCACCTGTGTACGACCCCAGCTAGCCACACCTTCCGCCCGGAGCTGTGCCTAGCCTCCCGTGTGTGCCACACCCCCGGCATGCTCGCAGCACCACCTCTCTTctgccagcagagggcagcactgGACCTCATCGCCGCTCATCCTGACCGTCACAG GATATTGACAGAAGGCGAACCCTATGAGGAGTTACCAGAGGAGGTACCAGACAGTGTGGTCCACCTGCCCCCTGCCACCTCAGACAGCCTGGCAGACTGGCAGAGGATAGCAGAGCACTATGTGGAGAAACCCAGGATGGTGATGCAGGGACATATG agccCCCTTTGTGCCAACGAGCTGAAGATGTTCTGGAACCCAGCCCCCCCCAAGTTCAGCTGCTCCCCTGCCTTCATTGAGCACAAACTCTTCCCTGAATACCAG GCAACCAGGCACGATCTGTCGAGTGAGGAGTTGTTTGATGACCTGCCGGACCGGGTGGAATCTGGCTTGGATGTCACTGGAACGGAGATAAACTTCTCTATG GAGACTGTGCTGTCCAGGAAGTTCCAGTCTGTGGTGGATCTCCAGACCCTGCAGCCGTCAGGTGACCTGTCCTCCATCAGGCag CGGCCCCTCTcggcccccaacccccccctggACCCCGAGGCCTCCCTCAAGGTGTCCTGTGACTACGCCACCATCACCAAGGAGCTCCAGCTGGTCAGCCAGCAGTTCTCCTCCCCCGCCCGTGCTGCTGAGGCCCCCCTGGGGCAGCCCGCATCCACCCCCTCCCAGCAGGACTCCCCCCAAAACCCCCCCGCAGGAGAGGAGCTGTCCCCAGGGGGCAGCCCAGGCCCGTTCCCCCCGCAGCAGCAGCGCCGAGATGAAGGTCGGGCGGTGGTGCTGGGGGGTAGTTGGCGGCGCACCTCTGTGTTCtacggcaggaggaggatgagggggggaaaGAAGCTGAGCCCTGCCAAGCTGGCCCACATTTTTGAGACACTTAAGAAGCCCCCGCGCATACTTATCAG GAGTGAATCCATGCTCCGGTTATCAtccaaacccccccccaaaccccatggGAAGTCCCCCCTCCCGGCACCCCTGTCCCGCTGCCCCAGTGTGCCCCTGGTTCTGGACTTCCACAGCTTcacggagggcagggggggcatcCCGGAGGGTTGGCCCACCCGGGAGTGGGTGAGGGACATCTGGGAAGTCTGGTTTGACGAGGTATTCCCCCCCCTGGATGAAAGCAACAGCACTGATTGCAGGGAGGAGGGCCCGATCGACACCCTGAG ACCCGGGGACAAGGAGCGGACTCCAGATGAGATCCAGACCCTGGATCAGGTGGACCTGTCCCTGAGCCTGGAGCCAGACCTGACCCCGGCAGACCTGGAGGCCGAGGTGGCTCGTCTGAGCCAGACCCTGGCCCAGCAGACTGACAAGCCCAGCCCCTTCCACCTCTGTCGACGTGGGGCCTTGCACAGGAAGCTGGGCCGCCTCAACCTGGCCCTCGAGGACCTCAACGCT gccatCTCCCTGGAGCCCCGTCTGCTGAACGCCTACTGGCACAGACACAGCATCCACCTGCTCAGGAACAAGCCGTCCAGCGCCCTGGAAGACCTCAATGTCATCATCAAGCACAACGGGAAGCACGCAG ATGCTTTTAAGTCCAAGGCAGAGATCTACCGGCTCAGAGGGGAGAACCTCTTGGCGATCATCAACTACACACAAGCTATCAAGTGTAAACCGGAAGATGATGAGAACTACTTCAAAAGGGCTCAGATGTATGAGAAGAGGAAGGAAATTCTTCTGGCCATGGAGGACTATGCTAAA ACATCCACCATCAACCCCAAGCGGACTGATGCCCTGATGATCCACGGTCTGCACTACTTCCACAGCAACAACTGGATGGTGGCTATGAACGACTTCACCCAGGTTTTGCAACAGGACCCAGGCCACTCAAAGGCCAG GACCTACCGGGCCAGCGTGTACTTCAGGCTGGGGCAGCACCTGGAGGCCACCGAGGACTTCTCCCTGGCCCTCCATCTGGACCCCAACAACTGGGTGGCATTCTACAACCGGGGCTGTCTGCTCCGCAGGATCAACCCTGACATGGCTCTCAAGGACCTCAGCACCTCAG ttctgaTCAATGATGGGGAGGACAACTTGAAAGCCTTCCTGCACAGGGGCCTGCTCTACACAGAGAGGAAGCAGTGGCAGCAGGCTGTGTCTGACTTTGAAGCTGTGATCAAGCTGGACAG GTCAGTGGCCGTGGCCCATGTGAACCTGGGTCTGATCTACATGCTGAAGATGAACCAGAACATGCAGGCTATCAAGATGTTCACCAACGCCCTGCAAGCCAACCCCACCTACATCAGAGGCTACATCTGCCGTGCTCAGGCCTACCACAGG GCGAATGACATAAAAAGAGCTCTAAAGGATCTGACTCGAGCCACACACATGAGACCTGATGCCCAACAATTCTACATCATGAG gggtCAGTATCTATGTGACATGGAGCAGTTTGACCTGGCCACCTTCTGTATCCAGTATGCTGCTGAAATGAACAAAG ccctagGCTCGTCTCCCCTCCAGCAGGCAGCTGTGCAGTGCTTTCTGGGGAATGACCACAAAGCCATCGCCTGTCTGGAGGAGGCCTCCAGCAACAAGCCGTCCCTGCCCATCCTCCTGCTCCTGGGCAAGACCCAGATGAAGACCCGCGACTTCATG GATGCAGTAGAGAGCTTCAGGAAGGCGCTGACTCTACTCAGCCCCATTGAGACCAACCTGTGTACCATCCCAGAGGCTGCAGAGGTCTTCTACCATATAGGGCTCTGCTACATGTACCAAAGcctcctcacacag GCACTGGATGCGTTCAGTAATGCAGTGAAGATCAAACAGGACTACGCAGAGGCCTACCACCAGAGGGGGCTGTGTCGCATGAGGCTGCAGCAGTCCAAGAGCGTCCAGGACTTCAACAGAGCCCTCAGCATCAACCCCAACCTCTTCCAG gtGTACCTGAGTCGTGCTGCCTTCTACGGAGCGCAGGCGCGCTACTCCAAGGCCATCCTCAACTGCAACGAAGCCATTAGGATCCAGCCCAAAAGCATCAGGGCATTCCTATACAGAGGAGCACTCAGGTTCTACCTCAAG acatATAAGGGGGCAGTGGAGGACCTTTCCATGGCCATCAGGATAGACAACACCTGTTACTTTGCCCACTACAACAGAGGAGTTTGCTACCAGCAGCTTAAACTTTATCATCTG GCTCTCATAGATTATGGGATAGTTCTACTGGTCCCTGGAAAGCAGGACATTGATTTAAAAGTCCTGATCAATCGAGCTCTCCTCTATCTGGAACTAGGGGACCATGAAAGTGCCTTACAG GATTTCAAAGCTGCTTCGTGGAGAAGCCCTGAGGATGCTAACATCTACCACGCTCTAGGAGTTTTTCATCACAG acaagGTCAGCTGCAGGACTCCGTCAAGGCGTTCAGCCATGCCATGCAGCTCAGCCCCTTCTTCCTGGATGCCTACGTGGGGCGGGGCAACGCCTACATGGACTATGGCCACGCCCACGCCATCAAGCAGGCCCAGAGAGACTTCCTGTCAGCCCTGCACCTGGATCCCCTCTGCTCCACTGCACGCATTAACCTGGCATACAACCTGCAG GTTCTCGGGTTTTTCCAGAGAGCCTGGAACCAGTTCACCGTGGCGGTGGAGATCAACCCCAGGAGCTGGATAGCACTGGAGGGCCGCGCCGTGGTGAGCCTCCAGATGGGAAGCACCTACGCTGCCTTCCAAGACATCAACTCCGCCCTGAAG TATAACCCGCTGTCAGACCACCTGCTGACCAACCGCGGGGTGATAAACCAGTATATGGGGGACGTAGTGGGCGCCATGAGAGATTACCAGAAGGCCATCTCAGTCAACCCTGCCTACGCCCTGGCACACTTCAACGCTGCCAACCTCTACTTCTACAACAGCCGCTTTGAACAG GCCTGCGAGTACTACAGCCACGCGTTTGAGCTGGACCCAGAGGACGAGTCAGCGCTTCTGAACCGGGCCATCACCAGAGCGCTGCTGCGGAAGGTCCCGGAGGCCCTACAGGACTTCTCCCTGGCCCTGAAGCTCAACCCCGACTCAGCTCACGTCTACTTCAACCGAGCCAACCTCTACTGCTCCCTGCGGAAGTACACCCTCGCAGAGAGAGACTTCACCCAAG TGCTCCATCTGCAGCCCAGCGATACGTTGGTCTACAAGCTGCGTGCTGATGTCAGAGGTCACCTGGGCTGGACCCAGCAGGCTGTGGAGGACTACAGGACAGCAGTGGAGCTGCAGGAGGGCATGGACGGGTGA
- the sstr1a gene encoding somatostatin receptor type 1 yields MLGTRALFKKDYFTDNILSRTFLLMEIQADMMPNGSFRNLNQTDGFFLTNSSGNETHSETHGSAILISFIYSVVCLVGLCGNSMVIYVIFRYAKMKTATNIYILNLAIADELLMLSVPFLVTSSLLHHWPFGSLLCRLVLSVDAINMFTSIYCLTVLSIDRYIAVVHPIKASRYRRPTIAKMVNLGVWMFSILVILPIIIFSTTAPNSDGSVACNMQMPEPERQWMAVFVIYAFLMGFLFPVIAICMCYILIIAKLRVVALKAGWQQRKKSERKITLMVMMVVTVFVICWMPFHIVQLVNVFVQQHNATLSQLAVILGYANSCANPLLYGFLSDNFKRSFQRILCLRWMDSATEEPIDYYATAVKSRGYSVDEFQPDNMESDSTYRNGTCTSRTTTL; encoded by the coding sequence ATGCTCGGGACTCGCGCTCTGTTTAAAAAGGATTATTTCACGGACAATATATTGTCTCGCACTTTTCTTTTGATGGAGATTCAAGCAGATATGATGCCTAACGGCTCTTTTAGGAATCTAAACCAAACAGACGGATTTTTTCTGACGAATTCATCTGGAAATGAAACGCACAGCGAAACACACGGCAGCGCAATCCTGATATCGTTTATTTACTCAGTGGTGTGCCTGGTTGGACTGTGTGGCAACTCCATGGTGATCTATGTCATTTTCAGGTATGCCAAAATGAAAACGGCTACCAATATCTACATTCTGAACTTGGCTATTGCGGACGAGTTACTCATGCTAAGCGTCCCGTTCCTGGTGACTTCTTCACTTCTGCACCACTGGCCGTTCGGTTCCCTCCTTTGCCGACTTGTCCTGAGTGTTGACGCTATCAATATGTTCACCAGTATTTACTGCCTAACTGTCCTAAGCATTGACCGTTATATTGCAGTTGTACATCCCATCAAGGCGTCCCGGTACCGCAGACCCACAATTGCCAAAATGGTTAACTTAGGGGTGTGGATGTTCTCTATTCTAGTCATTTTGCCGATTATCATATTTTCTACGACAGCACCAAACTCAGACGGTTCTGTCGCATGCAACATGCAGATGCCCGAGCCCGAGCGCCAGTGGATGGCTGTGTTTGTGATATATGCCTTCCTCATGGGCTTTCTGTTCCCAGTAATTGCCATCTGTATGTGTTACATCCTCATCATTGCCAAGCTAAGAGTGGTGGCTCTGAAGGCGGGATGGCAGCAGCGCAAAAAATCGGAGAGAAAGATCAcactgatggtgatgatggtggtgaccgTGTTTGTCATCTGCTGGATGCCCTTTCACATCGTCCAGCTCGTTAACGTGTTCGTACAGCAGCACAACGCAACACTCAGCCAACTGGCTGTGATTTTAGGATACGCTAACAGCTGCGCCAACCCTCTCCTGTACGGGTTCCTTTCGGACAATTTCAAACGTTCTTTCCAAAGAATCCTGTGCCTACGCTGGATGGATAGCGCAACCGAGGAACCCATAGACTACTATGCAACGGCTGTGAAAAGTCGCGGATATAGTGTGGACGAGTTCCAACCGGACAACATGGAATCAGACAGCACTTACCGGAATGGCACCTGTACTTCTAGGACCACTACATTGTAG